The genomic segment ccaggcaggaggaggggggatGGCTCCACACCACAAACGCACCGCTATTCCCACCTCTctcttcccagggctgctgctcactCCCTGCTTTGGGATTTCCAGCGGGAATTTGCTGCTGGATCAAAACAGGAGCCCCAAAacaggggctggagagagcagGACATGGAAAAAGGCCAGGGGAGATtcccccctcatcattcccaGTGAGAACCACAGCGCTCTCCTGCTTTTTTCCACTCTTTATTCCAACCATCCGCTTTGGTTACAGGTCTGAAAgggttgggggggttttttggtagctgttgtggtggattttttttaaattttcctctcCTGTGATCCGCCCCCGCCTGCTGTAATATTATAAAATCCTACAAGACAGAAACGAGCAGTCGGTATAATAAATATCTGTTAGTCCACAAAGTTAAAGTGCTTTGAGAAGGGCTGTGAGAAgctctgtcctgggctggggatggggaacaTCTCGGGGGTGTAGTGCAGTAGGAAGCTCTGGCTCCGGACGTGGCCCCTCCTGAGTGAGCAGGAGCCGGGACAGGCATTGGAAGCACGGCCagggtgtcccctgggtgtccccgcCCAGGGCAGGGCCGCTCCGGGCTGGGCGAGGTTGGGACAAGGAGCGGGACCCCCCTTGGCACAGGGGGAAAATCCCGATTTTCACAGTTTAGTCTCGCTCCGAGACCTCCGAGAgcgcggggacagggacagaggcggGGACAGCCCCCCCGGTGCCCTGAGATCCGCGGCCGCTTTCCCTGAGGAcgcccagggcagggtgggagcgGGCACGGCCCCTGCGCTGCCCCTCGGCTCggctcagctgcctgcagagcattTGTGCGTCTCCAGCATCCTCCCAGCGCCTCCCGCTCCGcgccgggctctgctcccacctccccTCCCCGTCCCCGCACCCCAAATCCAGTCACCTTCCGAGGCTTTTCCATGCAAATTCCCAACGCGGCCGTGGCTGCGCCGATTCCCGACCTCCCTCCCacaccaaacaaataaacaacgACCCGAGCCCCCCTCAAGCAGGAGGGGACTCGCCGGGGGCGTCCCAGCCCCCACCTCGGGAGGCAGCGGGCATCCCACAGTCCGGAGGAGGCCGAGGGccggctcctcctcctcctcctcctcatcttcatcaCATGCAAGGAGCGGCCGCGCCCTGAGCATCAGCGCATGCATGGCTGGCCGGCGGGGCCGCCACCGCGTGTCGCGCCCTCCTCCCGCGGCTCCGCCAGCGAGGCCGGCGGTGAGGGGCGCTCAAAGTCCACGGGCAGGGCGAGCGGGACGGCGTCAGTGGAAGAGCTCGGCCAGGGCCACCacgagcagcagctggagccacGAGGCCAGCACGGCTGGGGCATGGCCGCGCTGCCAGAGGAAGCGCTGGTGGTTCATCAGGTGCTCCTTGACCAGCGCCTGGCGGAAGCCGTCCTCCTCGGACACGCAGACGTAGCGGCCGTAGTGCTCGCGGCTCACGCTGGGGATGAAGTGGAAGCAGTCGTGCTGGGGGTGGGAGGTGTTGCAGCTCTTGATGAGCGTGTCCTCGTGGTACCAGTTGTAGGTGGCGTAGTGGGACTCGATGGAGCAGTTGAGGTAGTAGCGGGACTGCAGCATCACCGAGACGTTGTGGAAGTCGTctgcggggacacggggtgAGGGTGGGTTATTGGGAGCAGTCTGGGTTTTAGTGGGGTGGAGGAAGGCTCAGAGAGAGAACTCCTCAAAatttctgctctgccctgttATTGCTGCTCCCATGTCTCTGCCTGAGAGCGCcgaatttcaaaattataataatttggagggagggggtttgcattttctatttcaggggaggctcctgccttccttagcagacacttGTCTGTTCAAACCGAGACAGATGACCCGTCCAAACCCATCCAAACCTAAACCCCAAACTCCTACCTCAAACCTACCACCAAACCTGTCCATACCCATCCTATACTCATCCCACAAACCTTCCAACTACCCATCCAAACCCAATCCAAACTCCAATGCCCAAACTCAATCCAAACCCATCCAAACCTACCAAACCATCAAACCCACCAAACCCACTCCAAACCATCCAAAGccatcccaaaacccccaaactcatCCAAACCATCCAAACACTTCAAACCTCCAACCCTCCAAACCCATCCAAACTCATCCAAGTCCatccaaacccaaccaaaccaacccaaatccATCCAAACCCATCCAAACCCATTCAAACACGTCCAAACGCTTCCAAACCCATCCAAATTCCTccaaaaccaatcaaacaagCCAAACCCGCCAAACCCATCAAAGCCTGAAATCCAACAATCCTCAATCACCCAACCACGCCAACATCTCCACATACCTTCCTTGACATCGCCCTTCTGGCAGCTTCCTTGCCACGAGTCCAAGTTCAGGTTCTGGTGCACATCCCTgggagatgggaatggaaatAAACTCCAACAGAACTTCGGGAAGTGGTGGTTCAGAGATGGGAATCTCCCCCCTCCATCCCAGTTTCAGAAGGTTGGAGATGACCAGCGTGAGACCCAGCAGCAAGGAGAGGGGTTGGGTGTCCAAAACCCTTCAGGGGAGCGAGGGATCCATGCAGGGCACCCCAAACTCTTGGGGAGAGGGGTTGGGTGTCCAAAACCCTTCAAGGGAGGGAGGGATCCacacagggcaccccaaacTCTTGGGGAGAGGGGTTGGGTGTCCAAAACCCttcaggggagggagggatccATGCAGGGCACCCCAAACTTTCAGGGAGAGGGATTGGATGCACAAAACCCTTCAAGGGAGGGATGGATCTGTGCAGAGCACCCCAAACTTTTGGTGAGAGGGACTGGGTGCCCAAAACACTGCAAGGGAGGGAGAGATCCATGCAGGGCACCCCAAACTCTTGGGGAGAGGGGTTGGGTGCCCAAAACCCTCAAGGGAGGGATGGATCCACACAAAACACTCCAAGGTTTTGGGAAAAGGCGTTTGGGTGCCCAAACCTTTCAAGAGAGTGATGGATCCACACAGAGCACCCAAACCTTTGGGCACAACgcatccaccccaaacccacgcACGCGTTCAGCCCAGGAGGGGAGTGCTGGGGGTGTGGGTGTTTGCCcggtgggattggggtgggaatggCCCCCCACACCTGGTGAGGGCCAGCGAGAGGCAGGAGCCGTTGGCCCAGCCGCAGTAGGGGTCCCTGGCCAGCACGCAGCTGTGGCAGTTGTTGCGGTAGGCCCCGCACATGTCCATGGGCAGCTCCAGGACGCGGCTGCTGGAGCCCACGTAGAGCACGGCCTGCGGGAGGAGAGCACAGCAACGGTCATTCCGTGTCCCAGGGAAGgtcaggaaggagctggagctgctggaaggaggCCAAGGAGATGCTCCGAGGGTGGAGCCCCTttggagccaggctggaagagctgggaatgttcacctAGAGAGGAGAcggctccagggagagctcagagaccctgccaaggcctgaaggggctccaggagagctggagagggaatttggagtgacaggacactgggaatggcttcccacatCCAGAGGGcggggatggatgggatattgagaaggaattgttccctgggagggtggggaggggcagggatggaattccttgtggctgcccctggatccctggaagtgcccaaggccagggtggatactggggcttggagcaccctgggatagtggaaggtgggAAAGGAATGATCATTAAAGGTCACAGGGTGATCATTAATGTGATCATTAAAGTGATCATTAAAGGTCACAGGGTGATCactaaaggtcccttccaacccaaatagTTCCATGATTTCCCTCCCAGACCCCAGGGCTGGCCCTGACCCACCCATGCCTGACCCACCCCATTCTCCCACCCCCGGAGCAGGGACCCACCCTGGCGTGGTCCAGGATCATGGACTGGATGGGATCCTTGTTGGGGAACACCTGGATCTCCACGATGTTCTGCACCCCGTCTGGCAGCTCCACCACCTTGTGGATGGACCCCTTGTCTGGGGAGAGagagggcacagccctggtgagggGGTGACGGGGACAGGAGGTGCCTCCTGGACCTGACACCCAgcgagggcaggagcagcaccccgagggaacagggctgggaatcCTCAGGGTTCCCCCTTCCCAAAGGGATCCCTTCTCCCCTCAGCCAGCGGGAGGGGAAGCCCAGCTCGGGCAGGACCCCCAGGGGACTCTGTGCCCATCCCTCAGCCCTTCCTGTTGGATCAAGCTGCCCAGGGGGACcctgcagggcactggctgTGTTTAGATCCAGGATTCTGCAAATTCTCattgctctgtccctctgtttCTCTCTATTTCAACTCTATTTCTCTATTTGActctttctctgtttctctgtttctgtatttatttctgtttctctgttcttGTACttgtttctcaatttctttgtttatttattgctctacatttctatttctctttctctgtttctctttaaCTCTGTTgctctattttctatttttctctttttctctttgtctccatttttctgtttctgtgggggcctgaatatatgtattGTTATAACAGCAATAAGAATACAACAACTGAAATGTAATGAGAGTCCTATGTATTAGATAAGTGGGTCCTAGCTACTCTAAATGAGTCACAGCTGCaaagtccttagttgggcagcagctgtggctcatAAAGATAGCTGCGATAAAAGGGGTGGGCTgagagccctggaggagcccctgagaagacatgAAGAACTGCACTACAGAGAACAGAAGCAAGAAGGTATGGACGCTTTAAAGAAGACAATAACAAGAATACAACATGTTTCTACCTCTGTTGTTCTGTTTCCCTATTTCTctctatttctgtttctctctagctgtaaaatcccaaatccatcacTCGTGGGCCCCAATCCAAGCCCAACCACCCACCGAGAGCTGGCTGCACTGTCTCCATCACAAAATCAGCAATTTAAACCCCTGCAGGTCCCTCCACGAGCGCCAGGGAGCACATCCCACAGATGGGAGGCACCAGGACAGCTCGGGCAGCACCAAAaaccagcagggctgctcttgggGAACGATTTCTGCCCCCCAGCACGAAGCGTGCCCGCCTCCCCCGTGCCTGGGACGCTGCCCGCAGCCCGCCTGTGCCcacacagccagcctggcagcGTTCTGCTGTTCCCGAAATTTGGCAGCTCGCCGCTGCCTGACGAACATATGCCAGGCTGGGCACGCAGCCCTGCCCGCGGGGAATGTCCCCTGCGCGGTGTCCCCGCACCTGTGGCCAGGTAGAGGACGTTGTAGCGGCGCCCGTCGGCCGCGGCCACCTCGTGCACGCCGATTTTCTGGTAGCGGTGCTTGTTGTGGAACAGGGGGCTGCGGGACGGGGACAGCGGCTCCACCCGCTCCTCCACCTCCGGGTGGCTGTCCGCGATCTTGAACGTCTCGCTCGGCGTGTGCTGCCCCGAGGGGACGCACTgcgggacaggaggggacaaaaGGGACACTCAGAGGGTGCTGCCCCGAGGGGACAAAAAGAACCAGAGTCAGAGGGTGCTGCCCCGAGGGGACacactgagggacaggggacagaagGGGACAAAAGGGAAAATCAGAGGGTGCTGCCCCGAGGGGATGCACTACAAGTAGAGAGGACAAAAGGGACCAGAGTCAGAGGTGGGCGGGGCGCTGAGGATGGCAGTggaagggacagctctgccccacGGGTGTTGTCACTGTGCCCGTGCCAGGTGCCCTCTGAGATGCTCTCTCCCCGTGCTTCCCACGAGGAGATCAGACCTTTTCCAGcctccctccattcccagctcatccctcgctccgtgtcccctccccgggATTCCCCCGATCCTCCCGCGGGGCggctcctgcccctccctcacctggccggGTTTCACCTCCGGGGTGGGGCCGTTGTAGCCTTTGAGCCGCGATGTCCTGAACACGTTGTCGATGTCCCCGAAGGAGTAAACGCAGACGGCAGAGCTCCCCCTGAGGGCACAACGACAGGGTCAGGGGGGACATCGGGCAGTGCCCATCACCgtgcctgctccagctgctttccagccctgGATTTGGGCCAGGGCCCCTCACCAGGTGTTGGTGAAGAGCCCGTAGACCTTGGAGTGCCGCCAGTCACCGGCAGGGACGAAGAAGACGTCCTGGAGCCAGTTGAAGTTGCCCTTGGTGACGGGGTCCACGCAGATCAGGGTGGCCTTGAGGAACGTGGTCCACTTGGAGGCTGAGAGGGAGCTGGTTCCTCCCCTGTCctcctgggggacagggacagccggGAGGGAGTCAGGGTTTGGGGGAGAACACCCCAAAATGCCCATCCTGATCGGGAGCTGCGGGATGCTGCCACAATCCCGTTCCTGCCATCCCAGtgagatggagcagggaattcTCTCCCTTAGCAGGCCAAAGGACTCAGAGGGGCCAAACCAAGCCTGGGTAAGCCCAGGGGAGCTGGCACACGCCCTGTCCcccccagagctgtcctggctgccaccccagcctgtccccaaggTACCTTACACAGCTGGGCCACCCGCGAGATGTTGCGGGGCGCCTCGGGGCTCTTGTCCGGGTTGTCCTCGCGGAAGAAGTAATAAATCTTGTCCTGGTGAGGCTCCTCGTGCCTCAGCGTGGTGGCCTTGACAAACTGAGGGTCTGGGGAGGCAAGGGACAGAGCTTGGACCTGATTTCATCAGGGGAGccagcagtggggacagggcaggcagtgggacACGGCTGTGGCCCAAGGAAAGGAGAGCTCCGAGCTCAGGTTGGTCCTGCTGATCCCTGGGAAGGCTGAGCTAGAACTGAGACTAGATAgaattaaacaataaaacagggatttattaaaaggatctccCCAgtggatgcaccttgggcagcacaagagccaaCCAAGATGAgccaaaatggtcacaaaaatgGACACAGAGGTCTCTGACTTTTGTAAGTTCttctccatttgcatattggaatTAATTGTCCAATTGCAGCTTTTGGTTATGAaatcccatccttcttgtttttctctctccagcccacatTGTTTGTGCccttgggcctgagatttggatcatttggccttggtccccagctagagcaggaattgttttgctctgtgcagagagctcaccatcccctaacTCAGCCCACCAGACCCACACACTACGGCAGaatctgaaaatacaaaagctaaacctgaggcaccagtgccacctTCCCAGTGCCTCCTGCCTGACTGCACAGACTCATTCCCTGGAGCCTGGGGAAGCCCTGGCAGCCGCAGAAACCGAGTCCCTCCCACTCTGGGAGCTGttgtgggaaggaaggaaggatccCTCAGGAGGAGCAATCCGTGCTGTGCGTTGGGAAAACCCCGTAACGCCGTTCCTATTAATgcacccctgtgtccctctgagCATCCTGAGCTGCGGTTTCCATAGCAGGGAATCTCCAGGGATCAGAGCCCTGCAGTTCCCACAGCAGGGATCagtctggcagccctggggctctcagGCCTGGCTTGGTTTCCCCCTCCCTGTTTAATCCTGCTgtcattttaattccatttttatcccattaatcccccatttccccccccgGGAAGCCACCACAGCAGCCACCTCAAGCCCAGGGAAGTGGAGCAGGGTCctttccccatgtcccctccctgggttTGGCCTGGCTGGGGTTTGCCCTGGACCCCTGCCCGCACTGGAAGTTGCCCAATGCTGTGGGGCAGCTGCcacattttgcattttacaCAACTCAATTTCCTCCCACCCCACAGGAGGGACTTGCCAGCCTCATTTCCCCATGCCCCAAGGACAGGGAAGTCActtttgtgctggtttgggaCAGCTggctccctcctggctggcaccAAGGGCACCTGATCTGTCAGATTGAGCTTAGGGGGCACTGGGGCAGTACAGCTGCACCACAAACTGGAACTTCTCTACTGGGGAAGCAACATTTAACTGTGGATCTCCCTCAGCACAAAATTCCATTGCCAAAGAACCAGGAATTTCCAGTTCTTGATGTTCAGAAGGTACTTTAAGAAGATCAGGGACCCAGTGATGTTAACTGGTTATGGGATTTATCTCATTGATAGCTTTACACCAATAATTGTCACCTTTGGGTATTGGCCACTCCttggctggcactggcacaccAAACAGGTCATAAAGGGTTTGTTTGGGCTCAAACTGGTCAAACATTTGGTGTCTGAGCCTGCTGACTTGGCTAAAGCAACccaaacattcattttttttgcGGCTCTACAGCCATATCTGCACTGCAAAAGCCAGTAAAGCAAAACTAACGAGTTTTGCTTAATCTGACACCAATCAGGCTCCAAAAGAGGCTCTGGAGTTTCTCCTGCcccctgccagctgtggggGGCAGAGAACAGTGGGGAGCCCCCCAGTGGGAATGTCCCCTTGCTGGGAATGTCCCCTTGCTGGGAATGTCCCCACTCACTCTGCATCACGGTGTCACTGGTGTAGAGCTCTCCCCCGCCCCTCACGCGGCGGAACCGAGGGATCTTCCCGTTCTGCTGGCTCTTCTTGATGGTGGAGTAGATGTCCTGGCCTGTggggagaggatgaggaggagtgAAAGCAGCCAGGACTTCCTGGGCATGGCAGGGATGGTGGGTGTGGAACAGGAATCCCAGTCCTCCAAgggtggcagggacacttcttggaaggatcctcacctgtccccacaCCAGGACTGGAGCAGTGGGATCACTGCAAGCCCTCCTTCCCaagtccctcccaacccaaagcattcccaATTCAGGTATCTCCTTCTGAGGTCCCTCTTGACCCAAAACATTCCTGA from the Zonotrichia leucophrys gambelii isolate GWCS_2022_RI chromosome 10, RI_Zleu_2.0, whole genome shotgun sequence genome contains:
- the SEMA7A gene encoding semaphorin-7A encodes the protein MGRSKSPVALLVALWLCQLGAWAAGRPKVNPRIIAAPQGAKEYVFPRRERFPVFFHQENTSSIYVGGEGRLYYYDFATRENYTEEFPVRNEGQCVSSGNLEDSRNYLTLVEQYGDGLLVCGTGACAPTCWNVTQRKESQPWDGRGIAPFTPDSNTLVVVDGQDIYSTIKKSQQNGKIPRFRRVRGGGELYTSDTVMQNPQFVKATTLRHEEPHQDKIYYFFREDNPDKSPEAPRNISRVAQLCKEDRGGTSSLSASKWTTFLKATLICVDPVTKGNFNWLQDVFFVPAGDWRHSKVYGLFTNTWGSSAVCVYSFGDIDNVFRTSRLKGYNGPTPEVKPGQCVPSGQHTPSETFKIADSHPEVEERVEPLSPSRSPLFHNKHRYQKIGVHEVAAADGRRYNVLYLATDKGSIHKVVELPDGVQNIVEIQVFPNKDPIQSMILDHARAVLYVGSSSRVLELPMDMCGAYRNNCHSCVLARDPYCGWANGSCLSLALTRDVHQNLNLDSWQGSCQKGDVKEDDFHNVSVMLQSRYYLNCSIESHYATYNWYHEDTLIKSCNTSHPQHDCFHFIPSVSREHYGRYVCVSEEDGFRQALVKEHLMNHQRFLWQRGHAPAVLASWLQLLLVVALAELFH